A genomic region of Drosophila kikkawai strain 14028-0561.14 chromosome X, DkikHiC1v2, whole genome shotgun sequence contains the following coding sequences:
- the Hk gene encoding LOW QUALITY PROTEIN: uncharacterized protein Hk (The sequence of the model RefSeq protein was modified relative to this genomic sequence to represent the inferred CDS: substituted 2 bases at 2 genomic stop codons), with translation MSPPRLSRYLMAVRGRDGEHSKNSQTDEEKQRDRQRNEREAKKEEQDAINYKRDKEQREARLLDFEIRRQQKRDEQQQQRQQQQQLQQHREQQHQQREQQREQHRDQQQREQQQQQSSSEKSPPTSSTSQQHQHQVHQQQQRQHLHLQQQHLQHQQQQQSTGSGSSNTPVTPKLQTPPPDRSLPPAFRSRSIEREILYERKRFSQPEAGEIKELDSTTTSSSSAQQTFPGRAGAATGAAAAPASGSGSGSGTAAAGQTTTLAGPPATAAAATAAIIPILPLGVATLRDDSTESEQSVTCAHSQLDAYHRIMCRAPIASLDCMEEFSGRSISLGSNPALPLRHGSTPTPGLRYKNLGKSGLRISNVGLGTWPVFSPGVSDDQAEAILKLAIESGINLFDISEAHSETEIGKILQRAGWKRTAYVITTKVYWSTKSEERGLSRKHIIECVRASLQRLQLQYIDIVIIHKADPMCPMEVVRAMSYVIQQGWAMYWGTARWSQVEIMEAYTNCRQFNCITPIVEQSEYHMFCREKCELYLPEMYNKIGVGLMAWGPLSMALSDTQNGDKLFLPKGSFKTKSFSWTEDEINRNAALSPQGSWGKDRIEEGRRHCDRLRDLAALAEKLGCSPTQLSIAWSLKHEPVQCLLLGATSAEQLHQSLQSLQLLPRLSSSVMLELERILENKPVRPPMISTLALRXQSACPQGPLSLSGGGPCGADSPKHEDEAFIEEVDAAKDAAKQGFCLIQXRKESLDNDNKFLKVISSKTSLSSNTMTTTISRQEMQQQQQQHQQQQHQQQQHLQQQQQQQQQYVQLQQQHQSYFPQQQQPHLPSSSNSSEVAASGSGSGPADLQFDTLNNNNHSNGSSEQPTNGATDTQKRRSLLNFKSLDFHLKSLYSGLRSHSSSGAGASSSQPNSSAPAVDQVQRRMPYLRVESVDPEGESTLRREGDGTALSGHSPSFLSPYSGAGGGGAVSLQLPSADAATIRRSSTSDIVNCKKGGGGGAGTGLGVGVGGGGSAQDSRRPSTSDLLRRARERKGSEARMGRSVSHSGLTRGGAFGGGGGLGGRRTSMAF, from the exons ATGTCGCCGCCCCGCTTGAGTCGCTACTTGATGGCCGTACGTGGGCGCGACGGGGAGC ACAGCAAAAATTCGCAGACGGACGAGGAAAAGCAGCGCGATCGACAGCGCAACGAGCGAGAGGCCAAAAAGGAAGAGCAGGACGCCATCAACTACAAG CGCGACAAGGAGCAACGCGAGGCCCGTCTGCTGGACTTTGAAATCCGGCGCCAGCAGAAGCGcgacgagcagcagcagcagcgccagcagcagcagcaactgcagcagcatcgcgagcagcagcaccagcagcgggAGCAACAGCGCGAGCAGCATCgcgaccagcagcagcgggagcagcagcaacaacagtccTCCAGCGAGAAGAGTCCACCCACCTCGTCCACCtcgcagcagcatcagcatcaggtgcatcagcagcagcagcgccagcatttgcacctgcagcagcagcacctgcaacaccagcagcagcaacagtcaacgggcagcggcagcagcaacaccccCGTTACCCCCAAGTTGCAGACCCCGCCCCCCGATCGCTCGCTGCCGCCCGCCTTTCGCAGCCGCTCCATCGAGCGTGAGATTCTCTACGAGCGCAAGCGATTCTCACAGCCGGAAGCCGGCGAGATCAAG GAGCTCGACAGCACGACAACATCATCATCCTCCGCTCAGCAGACTTTTCCGGGCAGAGCAGGAGCGGCGACAGGTGCGGCAGCGGCGCCTGCGAGCGGAAGTGGAAGCGGTAGCGGGACAGCAGCGGCAGGACAAACGACGACATTGGCGGGGCCGCCGGCAACGGCCGCAGCTGCCACAGCTGCCATCATCCCGATACTGCCGCTCGGCGTTGCGACGCTGCGCGATGATTCCACCGAGTCCGAGCAGTCCGTGACCTGTGCGCACAGCCAGCTCGATGCCTACCACCGCATCAT GTGCCGGGCTCCCATTGCGTCACTCGACTGTATGGAGGAGTTCAGTG GCCGCTCCATCAGCCTGGGCTCCAATCCGGCGCTGCCGCTACGGCATGGCTCCACGCCGACGCCGGGCCTGCGGTACAAGAATCTGGGCAAGAGCGGCCTACGCATCTCCAACGTGGGCCTCGGCACCTGGCCGGTCTTCTCGCCCGGTGTGAGCGATGACCAGGCGGAGGCTATACTCAAGCTGGCCATCGAGAGCGGCATCAATTTGTTTGACATCTCGGAGGCGCATTCCGAGACGGAGATTGGCAAGATTCTGCAGCGGGCGGGTTGGAAGCGAACGGCCTATGTCATCACCACGAAGGTCTACTGGAGCACCAA gtcTGAGGAGCGGGGTCTCTCGAGGAAACACATCATCGAGTGCGTGCGAGCCAGCTTGCAGAGATTGCAGCTGCAGTACATCGATATAGTGATCATCCACAAGGCGGATCCCATGTGTCCCATGGAAG TGGTGCGTGCCATGAGCTATGTGATACAGCAGGGCTGGGCCATGTACTGGGGCACCGCTCGCTGGAGCCAGGTGGAGATCATGGAGGCATACACCAATTGCCGCCAGTTCAACTGCATTACGCCAATCGTGGAGCAGTCGGAGTACCACATGTTCTGTCGGGAAAAGTGCGAGCTCTATCTGCCGGAGATGTACAACAAGATTGGCGTGGGCCTGATGGCCTGGGGACCCCTGTCGATGGCCCTCAGTGACACCCAGAATGGGGATAAGCTCTTCCTGCCCAAGGGCTCCTTCAAGACCAAGAGCTTCTCCTGGACCGAGGATGAAATCAATCGCAAT GCCGCTCTGTCGCCGCAGGGCAGCTGGGGCAAGGATCGGATCGAGGAGGGACGACGCCACTGCGATCGGCTGCGTGATTTGGCCGCCCTGGCCGAGAAGCTGGGCTGCAGCCCCACTCAGCTGTCCATTGCCTGGTCGCTGAAGCATGAGCCCGTCCAGTGCCTGCTGCTGGGAGCCACCTCGGCGGAGCAGCTTCACCAGAGTCTGCAGTCGCTGCAG CTGCTGCCGCGACTCTCGTCGAGCGTGATGCTGGAACTGGAGCGGATACTGGAGAACAAGCCGGTGCGGCCGCCGATGATCTCGACGCTGGCGCTCCGGTGACAATCAGCGTGCCCGCAGGGGCCGCTCAGCCTGAGCGGCGGCGGACCCTGCGGCGCCGATTCGCCCAAGCATGAGGATGAGGCCTTCATTGAGGAGGTGGACGCTGCCAAGGATGCTGCCAAGCAGGGCTTCTGCCTCATCCAGTGACGAAAGGAGTCCTTAGATAACgataataaatttttgaaagTGATTAGCAGTAAAACTAGCCTAAGTAGCAATACCATGACGACAACAATAAGCAGGCAggagatgcagcagcagcagcagcagcatcaacagcagcagcatcaacagcagcaacatctccagcagcagcagcagcagcagcagcaatatgTGCAACttcagcagcaacaccagtcGTATTTtccccaacagcagcagccacatctCCCGTCCAGCAGCAACTCCAGCGAGGTGGCAgcatcgggatcgggatcagGACCCGCAGACCTCCAGTTCGACACCCTAAACAACAATAACCACAGCAACGGCAGCTCGGAACAGCCAACAAATGGAGCCACTGACACCCAGAAGCGTCGCTCCCTGCTCAACTTCAAGTCCCTCGACTTCCATCTCAAGTCCCTGTACAGCGGCCTCAGGAGTCACTCCTCCTCCGGTGCCGGCGCCAGTTCCAGTCAGCCGAATAGCTCTGCCCCGGCAGTGGATCAGGTGCAGCGAAGGATGCCATATTTGCGGGTGGAAAGCGTGGATCCCGAGGGCGAGTCAACACTCCGAAGAGAAGGCGATGGAACAGCTCTCTCAGGACATTCCCCCAGCTTCCTTTCACCCTACAGCGGagcaggaggcggaggagccgTTAGCCTCCAGCTGCCCTCGGCCGATGCAGCCACCATTAGAAGATCCTCAACTTCGGATATAGTGAATTGCAAAAAGGGCGGTGGTGGAGGGGCAGGGACGGGGTTAGGAGTGGGAGTAG